Proteins from a genomic interval of Cygnus olor isolate bCygOlo1 chromosome 9, bCygOlo1.pri.v2, whole genome shotgun sequence:
- the SLC16A14 gene encoding monocarboxylate transporter 14 isoform X2, with translation MYASREDIGYDFGDDSKVGRPFIGLFITMCGCRKTAIIGGILNALGWILSAYASNVHFLFLTFGVTAGVGSGMVYLPAVVMVGQYFQKRRALAQGLSTTGTGFGAFLMTALLKYLCREFGWRNAMFIQGAISLNLCVCGALMRPLSHKDVNEKCVVRSNSENNQAKALSHSAETLNGVLSEETDKKEEPTNEEVLDSVKHIETEGKSRSGKSMYGLLILKTASQLTITVRKGFGIWYSSYFGAASLFTNRVFVAFIIWALFAYSSFVIPFIHLPEIVKQYNLSSQNNIFPLTSIIAIVHIFGKVILGIISDLPCISTWNVFLMANITLVTCILTLPLMQTYISLAVICALIGFSSGYFSLMPVVTEDLVGTKHLANAYGIIICANGISALLGPPFAGWIYDITHKYDFSFYICGLLYLVGILFLFIQPYIGKKQPRESLLKRNKYRTNFRLFYRIYFFPCFYCMAV, from the exons ATGTATGCTAGTCGAGAGGATATTGGATACGATTTTGGAGATGACTCAAAAGTTGGAA GGCCTTTCATTGGTTTATTCATTACCATGTGTGGGTGCCGCAAGACAGCAATAATTGGAGGGATATTGAATGCCCTAGGCTGGATATTGAGTGCCTATGCCTCAAATGTGCACTTCCTCTTCCTTACATTCGGAGTGACAGCCG gtGTTGGTAGTGGCATGGTTTATCTGCCTGCGGTGGTCATGGTAGgacagtattttcagaagagaagagcACTTGCACAAGGACTGAGTACCACAGGAACAGGGTTTGGAGCTTTTTTAATGACAGCCTTACTGAAGTATCTCTGCAGGGAATTTGGGTGGAGGAATGCCATGTTCATTCAAGGTGCGATCTCCCTCAACCTTTGTGTCTGTGGGGCACTTATGAGACCACTATCCCACAAAgatgttaatgaaaaatgtgttgtgaGAAGTAATAGCGAAAATAATCAGGCAAAAGCTCTATCCCATTCTGCAGAGACTTTAAATGGAGTCCTCAGtgaagaaacagacaaaaaagaagagCCAACAAATGAAGAAGTGCTTGACAGTGTTAAGCACATAGAAACTGAAGGTAAATCTAGAAGTGGAAAGAGTATGTATGGACTGCTCATTCTTAAGACAGCGAGCCAGCTGACGATTACGGTCAGGAAGGGCTTTGGAATCTGGTACTCCAGTTATTTTGGAGCTGCATCGTTGTTTACCAACAGAGTATTTGTGGCCTTTATAATTTGGGCTTTGTTTGCCTATAGCAGCTTTGTCATTCCCTTTATTCATCTTCCAGAGATAGTCAAGCAGTACAATTTATCTAGTCAGAACAATATATTTCCATTGACATCCATTATTGCCATTGTGCATATTTTTGGTAAAGTGATCCTTGGAATCATCTCTGATCTCCCTTGCATCAGCACTTGGAATGTCTTCCTCATGGCTAACATCACCCTGGTCACCTGCATTCTTACTTTGCCACTAATGCAAACATACATTAGTCTGGCTGTGATTTGTGCTCTAATAGGATTTTCTAGTGGCTATTTTTCCCTAATGCCTGTTGTGACTGAAGATTTAGTTGGAACTAAACACCTTGCAAATGCCTATGGCATCATCATCTGTGCCAATGGAATATCTGCATTGCTTGGACCACCCTTTGCAG GTTGGATCTATGACATCACacataaatatgatttttctttttacatatgTGGCTTGCTGTACCTGGtgggaatattatttttatttattcaaccTTATATTGGAAAGAAACAACCACGAGAAAGTCTACTGAAGAGGAACAAGTATAGAAcaaatttcagacttttttatagaatttatttctttccatgtttcTATTGTATGGCAGTATAA
- the SLC16A14 gene encoding monocarboxylate transporter 14 isoform X1 gives MYASREDIGYDFGDDSKVGSKPIKPNPNIDGGWAWMIVLSSFLVHILIMGSQMALGILNMEWLEEFNQSRGLTAWVSSLSMGITLIVGPFIGLFITMCGCRKTAIIGGILNALGWILSAYASNVHFLFLTFGVTAGVGSGMVYLPAVVMVGQYFQKRRALAQGLSTTGTGFGAFLMTALLKYLCREFGWRNAMFIQGAISLNLCVCGALMRPLSHKDVNEKCVVRSNSENNQAKALSHSAETLNGVLSEETDKKEEPTNEEVLDSVKHIETEGKSRSGKSMYGLLILKTASQLTITVRKGFGIWYSSYFGAASLFTNRVFVAFIIWALFAYSSFVIPFIHLPEIVKQYNLSSQNNIFPLTSIIAIVHIFGKVILGIISDLPCISTWNVFLMANITLVTCILTLPLMQTYISLAVICALIGFSSGYFSLMPVVTEDLVGTKHLANAYGIIICANGISALLGPPFAGWIYDITHKYDFSFYICGLLYLVGILFLFIQPYIGKKQPRESLLKRNKYRTNFRLFYRIYFFPCFYCMAV, from the exons ATGTATGCTAGTCGAGAGGATATTGGATACGATTTTGGAGATGACTCAAAAGTTGGAAGTAAGCCAATTAAGCCTAATCCAAACATCGATGGAGGATGGGCTTGGATGATTGtactttcctctttccttgtgCACATACTTATTATGGGGTCCCAAATGGCCCTTGGAATACTCAACATGGAGTGGCTTGAAGAGTTTAATCAAAGCCGTGGCTTAACAGCATGGGTTAGCTCCCTTAGCATGGGCATTACACTTATTGTAG GGCCTTTCATTGGTTTATTCATTACCATGTGTGGGTGCCGCAAGACAGCAATAATTGGAGGGATATTGAATGCCCTAGGCTGGATATTGAGTGCCTATGCCTCAAATGTGCACTTCCTCTTCCTTACATTCGGAGTGACAGCCG gtGTTGGTAGTGGCATGGTTTATCTGCCTGCGGTGGTCATGGTAGgacagtattttcagaagagaagagcACTTGCACAAGGACTGAGTACCACAGGAACAGGGTTTGGAGCTTTTTTAATGACAGCCTTACTGAAGTATCTCTGCAGGGAATTTGGGTGGAGGAATGCCATGTTCATTCAAGGTGCGATCTCCCTCAACCTTTGTGTCTGTGGGGCACTTATGAGACCACTATCCCACAAAgatgttaatgaaaaatgtgttgtgaGAAGTAATAGCGAAAATAATCAGGCAAAAGCTCTATCCCATTCTGCAGAGACTTTAAATGGAGTCCTCAGtgaagaaacagacaaaaaagaagagCCAACAAATGAAGAAGTGCTTGACAGTGTTAAGCACATAGAAACTGAAGGTAAATCTAGAAGTGGAAAGAGTATGTATGGACTGCTCATTCTTAAGACAGCGAGCCAGCTGACGATTACGGTCAGGAAGGGCTTTGGAATCTGGTACTCCAGTTATTTTGGAGCTGCATCGTTGTTTACCAACAGAGTATTTGTGGCCTTTATAATTTGGGCTTTGTTTGCCTATAGCAGCTTTGTCATTCCCTTTATTCATCTTCCAGAGATAGTCAAGCAGTACAATTTATCTAGTCAGAACAATATATTTCCATTGACATCCATTATTGCCATTGTGCATATTTTTGGTAAAGTGATCCTTGGAATCATCTCTGATCTCCCTTGCATCAGCACTTGGAATGTCTTCCTCATGGCTAACATCACCCTGGTCACCTGCATTCTTACTTTGCCACTAATGCAAACATACATTAGTCTGGCTGTGATTTGTGCTCTAATAGGATTTTCTAGTGGCTATTTTTCCCTAATGCCTGTTGTGACTGAAGATTTAGTTGGAACTAAACACCTTGCAAATGCCTATGGCATCATCATCTGTGCCAATGGAATATCTGCATTGCTTGGACCACCCTTTGCAG GTTGGATCTATGACATCACacataaatatgatttttctttttacatatgTGGCTTGCTGTACCTGGtgggaatattatttttatttattcaaccTTATATTGGAAAGAAACAACCACGAGAAAGTCTACTGAAGAGGAACAAGTATAGAAcaaatttcagacttttttatagaatttatttctttccatgtttcTATTGTATGGCAGTATAA